The genome window AGCTGCGCCTATCGCCCTTAGGGCAGGAAGCGTCAGCATATTGGGCGATACTTGCGGTGATGAGCGGCAGTTGGGCCAGGACGATGACTGCTGTGCCTGACGATGACTGCTGTGCCTGACGTCACGTCACTCCGGCTGGCTCCGGCTGCGGTTGCTCCGCCCCTTCTCGCGGGTGTGTCTCCTCGGGCGTCCGACTCGCCGGTTCCGTCTCCCAGTTGGGCTCCGGCTGCGCCGTCACGCCGCTCTGCGCCTCGGGCCGCGACGACCGCCGGAAGGCCGACGTGCCGCGGGACAAGTCGTGGCCGATCGCCGCCGCGTCGAGGTCCGCCGACAGCCAGCCCTGCCCGTCGCGCTGCTCGGTCCGCACCTTCAACCGCCCCTGGACGACGAGCGGATCCCCCACCGCCACCGATGCGGCGACGTTCGTGGCCAGCGAGCGCCGGGCCCACACCGTGAAGAAGTTGGTGTGCCCGTCCGTCCACACGTTCTTCTCGCGGTCCAGATACCGCGCCGTCACCGCCAGCCGGAACCGGGCGGTGGGTCCCGACGGCGACTCCCGGTACACCGGCTGTGTGGCGACGTTGCCGACCACGCACACCGTCGTCTCGTTCATGGCGAATCCCCTCCCTCGCTCCGGCCGCGCACCGGAGCCGAACGCGTACGGGCCTGTCCCGCACGGATGCGTCTGCCGCGGCGGCCACGCCCTGTCGCCTGCCGCCGCCGTACGGCGACCGCTTCGTCCGCGATCGCCGCGAAGCCAGACTGCCTCCGTCGGCCCGAGCCCGCTGGGCCCTGTGGGCTACCGCCCGGTTGTGGAAAACTCCGCCACCCGAACGAGCGCCTCCGCCCCTTCCCGTCCCCGTGCGACGCCTCCGTCAGCTCTCCGACGCGACGGCCGCACGACGCTCACCCCACCCGCGCCCCCGCCCCGGCCCCCGCCACCTTCGCGTACTGCTCCCTCACTTCCCGGTACCGCAGCAGTTCCGCCGCCACCGGATCCAGGACCCGGGCCCGTCCGCACGCGGCTGCCGCGTCCCTCAGCCGCCGTTCCGCCTCGAGCCCGTACCGCCGGGCCGGTCCGCGGGCCGCCACCCCGCAGCCCCACTCGACGCCCGGACCACCGACCAGGCCGACCAGCAACAGCAGCAGCGACGCCCAGAGGCCCGACGGCATGAATCCGACGACCTGCCCCACCAACCACAGAGTCCCCATGAGTTGCAGAAGCGTCATCGACGCCTGGGCGAGCACGGCGACCCGCCACCAGCCGGGCCGAGGCGGCCGACCCGAGGGCAGGGTGGTGCGCACCGCCAGTTCGTCCAGCGCCTCCGGCAGCCCCTGCGCACCCCGTACCGCGGCCTCGCGCACCGCCTGGGCCCACGGCGCCGGCAGCCCGGCCGTCGCCCGGTCCGCCACCGTCCGCACGGCCTGCTCGACGCGCTGCCGCGCGGTGGCCTCCTCGTCCGGGGGCGCGGGCACCGGCAGGCGTCCCGTGGAGGGTTCGCGCCGGTCCCGGTACCACCTCCACAGCCGCAGCCACGGCGTGCCGCACGCGCGGTTGGCGTGCCGCAGCCAGGCGCGCTCGGCGGCCTCCCCGCAGCGGTCGCGCCGACCGCGTCCGCGAGCCGCCCGGAGAACTCCTCACGCGTCTCCTCGGTGAGCCCGGCACGGCCCGCGGTGGCATAGACGGGCCGAAGCCGAGCGGCGGCCACGTCCACGTCCGCGGAGACACGGCGCACGGCAGCCCCCCGCTCGGCCACGAACTGTCCGAGCGCCTCGCGCAGTTCCCCCACGCCCTCGCCGGTGAGCGCCGACAGCGCCAGCACGGTCGCGCCCGGCTCGCCGTACTCCCCCAAGGCGATCCCGTCCCCGTCGAGCAGCCGCCGCAGATCGTCGAGGACCTGCTCGGCGGCCTCCCCGGGGAGCCGGTCGACCTGGTTGAGGACGACGAACATGACCTCGGCGTGCCCGGCCAGGGGCCGCAGATAGCGCTCGTGGAGGACGGCGTCGGCGTACTTCTCGGGGTCGACGACCCAGATGACCGCGTCCACGAGGGCCAGGATGCGGTCGACCTGCCGCCGGTGTTCCACGGCCGCGGAGTCGTGGTCGGGCAGGTCGACCAGGACGAGGCCGCTCAGCCGCGCCTCGCCCTCGGGGTTGGGCACGGGGCGTCGACGCAACCGCCCCGGAACGCCCAGGCGGTCGAGCAGCGGGCCCGTGCCGTCGCTCCAACTGCACGCGATCGGCGCGGCGGTGGTCGGCCGGCGCAGCCCGGTCTCGGAGAGGGCACGCCGGCGAGCGCGTTGAAGAGCGTCGACTTCCCGCTGCCGGTGGCTCCCGCGACGGCGACCACGGTGTGCTCCCCGGAGAGCCTGCGCCGCGCGGCCGCCTCGTCCAGCACCCGGCCCGCCTCCGCGAGCGTGCCGCTGTCCAGCCTGGTCCGCGACAGACCCACCAGTTCGCGCAGCGCGTCCAGCCGGAAGCGCAGGGGCCCGTCGTAGGCGAGCGGCGCGGGCTGCCGTACGGCCGCGGCACCCGGCTCGTCCGGTGTGGTGCCGTCCGGCGGGACGGCCGTACCGGGCATGCGGCGGGCGATCAGTCCGTCGTCCCAGACGGGCACGGCCTCCGTATGCGCCGCCGGGTCGCCGTGCTGCACGTGCGCGTGCAGGCCGTCGTCGGCCGGGCCCCCGGTCGACGCCTTCGGGACGCCCATCCGAGAGCCGTGCGGCACGCCGGTGTCCGCACCGGTCCGCTCCGCCGCGGAATCGTGCTCCCCGCGCGCGTACTCGCCGGCTGACCGTCCGTCGCCCGCCCGCTCCTCGGCGGTGGCGACGGCCCCTTCCGCGAGCTCATGTCCGGGACTTTTTGCGTGACCCATGTGATCGGTGTGATCCGTGGCAGCGGTCACCGCGGTCACCTCTCCTTCTCGAGTACGGACAGCGCGGCGATGAGTTCGGCCTGGGGCTCGGCGTGGACATCGAGGGCGTCGAGGGGGGCGAGGCGGCGTTCGCGTTCCGTGCGCAGGGCCCGGTCGAGATACTCCGAGAGCAGCCGCGCGGCGCGGTCGCGCAGCCGCAGCGCCCGATGCGCGCCGATCCGCTCGGCAAGCCCCTCGCCGCCGCCCGCGCCCGCCCTCCGCCGAGCAGGGCCGTGGCGACGAGGGCGGCCACCTCCTCGGCGTCCGGGGCGGTGCTCTTGTCCAGGTCGCGCACCGCT of Streptomyces cynarae contains these proteins:
- a CDS encoding single-stranded DNA-binding protein, with protein sequence MNETTVCVVGNVATQPVYRESPSGPTARFRLAVTARYLDREKNVWTDGHTNFFTVWARRSLATNVAASVAVGDPLVVQGRLKVRTEQRDGQGWLSADLDAAAIGHDLSRGTSAFRRSSRPEAQSGVTAQPEPNWETEPASRTPEETHPREGAEQPQPEPAGVT